Proteins from one Leptospira johnsonii genomic window:
- a CDS encoding GAF domain-containing protein, which produces MGLLDKVTRLIRSGNLESGAKTSSVAVSGEEKPSLLKKSMALRAKGLLEKAMDFGGRKEKAASAYEDHTNFEPATASTSSEEDFSFDSPSADFGDIDFGADASSDNFGEEHTDAEVSFPDSAFGEESFGEEANSDFDLSSMDFGNTAENGSDFESDPDLGLGLEDSDLGADFGELPEETPSKGLLSKAEEAKEEEKFPPGLSKPDAIKDPFDDWVKDAENQANQEAGRPFSKEQKDAENAQFLFDDDSDYSTLPIDVQIASRKKLENYLSAFEISKEISASKDFTNFFENLSFSIQGQIGAESIVIFSSTNGEYDVLRVVEAQGIGADPDWVLEVGDESYQAALKTPSVVYAKEILKHSPPKKEKEILEKTEAEMLVPIRSYDEFYGIIILSKTVAGEDYTIEDLEFLKIVGEMAGSVLRRIMDLEALHLENDRLNQVVKSNERILATARDLAGVRDMDEAYDYLVEVLKKELGLRRWSFLLLDRTTRKEYKVFGTNLLTPDTSGKFRLGLDSNLVGIVANVPGVFRIANFRKNPELLSQLSNDEIGLMHDFDILPFLNLNWLVGMLFIHETERPWTDTDRETAVGISEIASPVLSNLLMLEERDAVFRDPFSPVESRIDEAISRASKIGTPFSLTVFKVQNATRMVRMKGAGFFAHYCEELRASIQENLGETDYCYRVGQGKYVVVLDGKDREETQIVVRKIRNRIVELDRKNKDFQTSTANQTLCYPADTREKERMLELIEES; this is translated from the coding sequence ATGGGGTTGCTGGACAAGGTCACTCGTCTCATTCGTTCCGGGAATTTGGAATCCGGAGCTAAAACTTCTTCGGTTGCAGTTTCCGGAGAAGAAAAACCTTCTCTTTTAAAAAAGTCCATGGCTTTACGTGCTAAAGGGCTGTTGGAAAAAGCGATGGATTTCGGCGGCCGAAAAGAGAAAGCCGCTTCGGCCTACGAAGACCATACTAACTTTGAGCCTGCAACTGCATCCACTTCCTCCGAAGAAGATTTTAGTTTCGATTCTCCTTCTGCCGATTTCGGTGATATCGATTTTGGTGCGGATGCTTCGAGTGATAACTTTGGAGAAGAACATACAGATGCAGAAGTTTCTTTTCCAGATTCGGCTTTCGGCGAGGAAAGTTTTGGAGAAGAAGCGAACAGCGATTTCGATCTATCCTCCATGGATTTCGGTAATACCGCAGAAAATGGATCCGATTTTGAATCAGATCCTGATCTTGGGTTAGGATTAGAAGATTCGGATCTGGGTGCGGACTTCGGCGAACTTCCTGAGGAAACTCCAAGCAAAGGATTATTATCCAAAGCGGAAGAAGCAAAAGAAGAAGAAAAGTTCCCGCCAGGGCTTTCTAAACCGGATGCGATTAAAGATCCTTTCGACGATTGGGTCAAGGATGCGGAGAACCAAGCAAACCAAGAAGCTGGTCGTCCTTTCAGCAAAGAACAGAAGGACGCGGAGAACGCGCAGTTCTTATTCGATGATGATTCCGACTATTCTACTCTGCCTATCGATGTGCAGATCGCCTCCCGTAAAAAATTAGAGAACTATTTATCTGCATTCGAAATTTCTAAAGAAATTTCCGCTTCCAAAGACTTTACCAACTTTTTTGAGAATTTAAGTTTTTCCATCCAAGGACAGATCGGTGCAGAATCCATAGTCATTTTCTCTTCTACAAATGGAGAATATGATGTTCTCCGAGTTGTAGAAGCCCAAGGAATAGGGGCAGATCCTGATTGGGTTTTAGAGGTAGGGGACGAAAGTTACCAGGCAGCGTTAAAAACTCCTTCCGTTGTGTATGCGAAAGAGATCTTAAAACATTCTCCTCCCAAAAAAGAGAAAGAGATCCTGGAAAAAACCGAAGCAGAGATGCTCGTTCCGATCCGTAGTTACGACGAATTTTATGGAATTATAATATTAAGCAAAACTGTAGCAGGCGAAGACTATACGATCGAAGATCTGGAGTTTTTGAAGATCGTAGGAGAAATGGCAGGATCCGTTTTAAGAAGAATTATGGATCTGGAAGCGCTTCACTTGGAAAACGATCGCCTGAACCAAGTAGTCAAAAGTAACGAAAGAATACTCGCAACTGCGAGAGACCTAGCCGGAGTCCGCGATATGGACGAGGCATACGACTATCTGGTAGAAGTATTAAAGAAAGAACTCGGACTTAGACGTTGGAGTTTCTTACTTTTGGACAGAACTACTAGAAAGGAATACAAAGTATTCGGAACAAACCTTCTCACACCTGATACTTCCGGAAAATTTAGATTGGGGTTGGATTCTAATTTAGTCGGAATTGTAGCTAACGTCCCTGGAGTATTTAGAATAGCAAATTTCAGAAAGAATCCGGAACTACTCTCACAATTGTCCAACGATGAGATCGGGTTAATGCACGATTTCGATATTCTTCCGTTCTTGAATCTGAACTGGCTCGTAGGGATGTTATTCATTCACGAAACAGAAAGACCTTGGACGGACACTGATCGAGAGACAGCGGTAGGGATCTCAGAAATTGCCTCTCCAGTACTTTCCAATTTATTAATGCTGGAAGAAAGAGACGCAGTATTCAGGGACCCATTCAGTCCTGTGGAATCCAGAATAGATGAGGCAATTTCTAGAGCTTCTAAGATAGGAACTCCTTTCAGTCTTACTGTTTTTAAAGTTCAAAACGCAACTAGAATGGTCCGCATGAAGGGCGCAGGTTTTTTTGCACATTACTGTGAAGAGCTTAGAGCCTCCATTCAGGAAAATTTGGGTGAGACTGATTACTGTTACCGAGTTGGCCAAGGAAAATATGTTGTCGTTCTGGATGGAAAAGACAGAGAAGAAACCCAGATTGTAGTCCGTAAGATCCGAAACAGAATTGTAGAATTGGACAGAAAAAACAAAGACTTCCAGACTTCTACTGCCAACCAAACTCTTTGTTATCCTGCGGATACCAGAGAGAAAGAAAGAATGTTGGAACTGATCGAAGAGTCTTGA
- the atpC gene encoding ATP synthase F1 subunit epsilon: MAAKLDVSVISPEKLLFHGDADSIVVPGSEGFFGVYPGHTSLVSLLGIGVLEVRQGNKTKIAAIEGGFFEVRDNKVTILTDHGSLKEDIDLASAQKALEEAEALPASSEKNTLVLKAKTRILAASR, from the coding sequence ATGGCAGCCAAGCTAGACGTATCGGTAATCTCTCCAGAGAAACTACTCTTCCACGGCGATGCGGACAGTATCGTCGTGCCTGGAAGCGAAGGGTTTTTCGGAGTGTATCCGGGCCATACCTCTCTTGTCTCCCTGCTTGGGATCGGCGTGTTGGAAGTCCGACAAGGAAATAAAACCAAAATCGCCGCGATCGAAGGCGGGTTTTTCGAAGTAAGAGACAATAAAGTTACGATTTTGACGGACCATGGTAGCTTGAAAGAAGATATCGACCTGGCTTCCGCCCAAAAAGCCCTAGAAGAAGCGGAAGCTCTTCCTGCCTCCAGCGAGAAAAATACTCTCGTCCTAAAAGCAAAAACCCGAATTTTAGCGGCTTCCCGCTAA
- the atpD gene encoding F0F1 ATP synthase subunit beta, with protein sequence MSIGKVKQIIGSVLDIEFESGHLPEIFNALEINAVINGQKEKIVAEVQQHIGDSAVRAIALSSTDGLTRGQEVSDTGAPISVPVGDVTLGRIFNVLGEPVDEGAPIQVKERMPIHRAAPTYEELSPKTEVFETGIKVIDLLAPYIKGGKTGLFGGAGVGKTVLIQELINNIAKQHGGFSVFAGVGERTREGNDLWREMKESGVINKTVLCYGQMNEPPGARLRVALSALTMAEHFRDSIGTDVLLFVDNIFRFSQAGSEVSALLGRMPSAVGYQPTLSTEMGALQERITSTRKGSITSVQAIYVPADDLTDPAPANAFAHLDATTVLSRAISDKGIYPAVDPLDSTSRVMNAEVLGAEHYGVAREVQRILQRYKDLQDIIAILGMDELSEDDKVLVARARKIEKFLSQPFHVAEVFTGSPGKYVKLSDTVRSFKELIAGNCDHLPEQAFYMVGTIEDAIEKSKNLRA encoded by the coding sequence ATGAGCATAGGTAAAGTAAAACAAATCATCGGATCCGTTTTGGATATCGAGTTCGAATCCGGACATCTGCCCGAAATTTTTAACGCATTAGAGATCAATGCGGTAATCAACGGCCAAAAGGAAAAAATCGTCGCCGAAGTGCAACAGCATATCGGCGATAGCGCGGTGCGCGCGATTGCACTTTCTTCCACCGACGGGTTGACCAGAGGCCAGGAAGTTTCTGATACAGGAGCTCCTATTTCCGTTCCGGTAGGGGACGTGACTCTCGGAAGAATTTTTAACGTATTAGGTGAGCCTGTAGACGAAGGCGCTCCGATCCAAGTAAAAGAACGTATGCCAATCCATAGAGCGGCCCCTACTTACGAAGAACTTTCTCCTAAAACAGAAGTATTCGAAACAGGGATCAAGGTAATCGACCTTCTTGCACCTTATATCAAAGGTGGAAAGACCGGATTATTCGGTGGAGCCGGAGTTGGTAAGACGGTTCTTATTCAGGAATTAATCAATAATATCGCAAAACAACACGGTGGATTCTCAGTATTCGCAGGTGTGGGCGAAAGAACCAGAGAAGGAAACGACCTCTGGAGAGAGATGAAAGAATCCGGAGTTATCAACAAGACCGTTCTTTGTTATGGTCAGATGAACGAGCCTCCTGGTGCTCGTCTTCGTGTGGCTCTTTCTGCTCTTACAATGGCGGAACATTTCCGTGATTCCATCGGAACAGACGTACTACTATTCGTAGATAATATCTTCCGTTTCTCCCAAGCGGGATCGGAAGTATCTGCACTTCTGGGACGTATGCCTTCTGCGGTTGGATATCAACCGACTCTTTCCACAGAGATGGGTGCTCTTCAAGAGCGTATTACTTCTACTCGTAAGGGATCCATTACTTCCGTTCAGGCGATTTATGTTCCTGCGGACGACTTGACTGACCCTGCTCCTGCAAACGCGTTTGCTCACTTGGATGCAACTACGGTTCTTTCTCGTGCGATCTCAGATAAAGGGATTTATCCTGCGGTTGACCCACTCGATTCTACTTCCCGCGTAATGAACGCAGAAGTTCTGGGTGCGGAACATTACGGTGTTGCTCGTGAGGTGCAAAGGATCCTTCAGCGTTATAAAGACCTACAAGATATCATCGCGATCCTTGGTATGGACGAACTTTCCGAGGACGATAAGGTCCTGGTGGCACGTGCAAGAAAGATCGAGAAGTTCCTTTCTCAGCCTTTCCACGTAGCGGAAGTATTCACAGGATCTCCTGGAAAATACGTAAAACTTTCCGATACAGTTCGTTCTTTCAAAGAATTGATCGCCGGAAATTGCGACCATCTTCCAGAACAAGCCTTCTACATGGTAGGAACCATAGAAGACGCGATCGAGAAGTCCAAAAACCTGAGAGCATAA
- the atpG gene encoding ATP synthase F1 subunit gamma — MATPREIKKRISSVKNTRKITRTMEMVATAKSKKLSDRVNASHPFSNKIKELVGALASLASVVKSPYLRKPNTIRSVAILVITANRGLCGGYNSKTIRLAKIRIQEWKDQGANVRLFVVGKKGISYFQFAKEKIEKSYTHIDDKSGYKEAEEFADFFLNLFAKEEVDAVEIVSTVYHSSANQEPEVTKVLPFEAQGESNIGSNVLYEPSPASILESLLPLVVKTAFLKAILEANCSEQIAKRVAMKSATDAASEMIKLLTRGYNRIRQAKITQEISEIVAGADSLN, encoded by the coding sequence TTGGCTACACCCCGGGAAATAAAGAAACGGATTAGTTCCGTTAAGAACACTCGGAAGATCACTCGAACTATGGAAATGGTCGCTACGGCCAAATCCAAAAAGTTGAGTGATCGGGTGAACGCGTCTCATCCGTTCTCTAATAAGATTAAAGAACTGGTGGGTGCGCTTGCATCCCTAGCTTCCGTGGTAAAAAGTCCTTATTTAAGAAAACCGAATACGATTCGTTCCGTCGCTATACTTGTGATCACCGCTAACAGAGGTCTTTGTGGAGGATATAACTCCAAAACGATCAGGTTGGCGAAAATACGTATCCAAGAGTGGAAAGACCAAGGAGCGAACGTAAGACTTTTCGTTGTGGGTAAAAAAGGAATTTCCTATTTCCAATTTGCAAAAGAGAAAATAGAAAAATCCTACACTCATATAGATGATAAGTCCGGTTATAAGGAAGCGGAGGAATTCGCGGACTTCTTCCTGAATCTATTCGCAAAAGAAGAAGTGGATGCGGTGGAAATCGTATCTACAGTATATCATTCTTCTGCAAATCAGGAGCCGGAAGTAACTAAGGTTCTTCCGTTCGAAGCGCAAGGTGAATCAAATATAGGTTCCAACGTATTATACGAGCCGAGCCCGGCAAGTATCCTGGAATCTCTTCTTCCCTTAGTTGTTAAAACAGCATTTTTAAAAGCGATCTTGGAAGCGAATTGCTCCGAGCAGATCGCAAAACGCGTGGCCATGAAATCCGCAACGGACGCGGCCTCCGAGATGATCAAACTCCTGACCCGCGGTTATAACCGTATCCGTCAGGCGAAGATCACTCAGGAGATCTCGGAGATCGTAGCGGGTGCGGACTCGCTAAACTAG
- the atpA gene encoding F0F1 ATP synthase subunit alpha, with the protein MKIKTDEITSVLKQEILNYKKDLAVEEVGTVLEVGDGIARVFGLRNVMAGELVEFQNGIRGQAFNLEDNSVGVIIYGEYKNIKEGFSVKRTNKILEVPVGPELLGRVVNPLGEPVDGKGPINAKHTRAVESPAPGISKRQPVEEPLQTGIKSIDAMIPIGRGQRELIIGDRGTGKTSIALDTIINQKGSGVICVYVAIGQKASTVATIVEKLKAVGALEYTIVVSATAAEPAPLQYIAPYSGCSMAEYFMYNEKKATLVVYDDLSKQAVAYRQMCLLLRRPPGREAYPGDVFYLHSRLLERAAKLDEKYGAGSLTALPIIETQEGEVSAYIPTNVISITDGQIYLQSNLFASGVRPAVDVGISVSRVGSAAQIKAMKQVAGKMKLELAQFRELEAFAQLGTDLDPVTQSQLDRGYRIVEMLKQPVSSPYPVEEQVVEIFAVTRGHMDKVPVPKVREFGAHLLNVLRTQQPEVLNAIRTEKKISDEGKLGEVIASIAADFVRNLK; encoded by the coding sequence ATGAAAATTAAAACAGACGAAATCACGTCGGTTCTCAAGCAAGAAATTTTAAATTATAAAAAGGACCTCGCCGTAGAAGAAGTAGGTACCGTTCTGGAAGTAGGGGACGGTATCGCGAGAGTTTTCGGTCTTAGAAACGTAATGGCCGGAGAACTTGTGGAATTCCAAAACGGGATCCGCGGTCAGGCATTCAACCTGGAAGACAATTCCGTGGGTGTGATCATTTACGGTGAATATAAGAACATCAAAGAAGGTTTCTCCGTTAAGAGAACCAATAAAATCTTAGAAGTTCCGGTCGGTCCCGAATTGCTCGGTCGTGTGGTAAACCCACTCGGAGAGCCTGTTGACGGTAAAGGCCCGATCAATGCAAAACATACCCGCGCGGTAGAAAGTCCTGCTCCTGGTATTTCCAAAAGACAACCTGTAGAAGAGCCTCTTCAAACAGGTATCAAAAGTATCGACGCAATGATCCCAATAGGCCGAGGCCAAAGGGAGTTGATCATCGGAGACCGTGGAACTGGAAAAACTTCCATCGCTCTGGATACGATCATCAACCAAAAAGGTTCCGGAGTTATCTGCGTTTACGTAGCGATCGGACAAAAAGCTTCCACTGTTGCAACCATCGTGGAAAAACTAAAAGCTGTAGGAGCTTTGGAATATACAATCGTAGTTTCCGCGACTGCAGCAGAGCCTGCTCCTCTGCAATACATCGCTCCTTATTCAGGCTGTTCTATGGCCGAATACTTCATGTATAACGAGAAAAAAGCGACTCTGGTTGTTTATGATGACTTATCTAAACAAGCAGTAGCATATCGCCAGATGTGTCTTCTTCTTCGCCGTCCTCCGGGTCGCGAAGCTTACCCTGGAGACGTTTTCTATCTTCACTCTCGTTTGCTGGAACGTGCTGCGAAATTAGATGAAAAATACGGAGCAGGATCACTCACCGCGCTTCCTATCATCGAAACCCAAGAGGGTGAGGTTTCCGCATACATTCCGACTAACGTGATTTCCATCACTGATGGTCAGATCTATCTTCAATCTAACTTATTCGCATCTGGGGTTCGTCCTGCAGTGGATGTGGGTATTTCAGTATCTCGGGTGGGATCCGCCGCTCAGATCAAAGCGATGAAACAAGTCGCAGGAAAAATGAAACTGGAATTAGCTCAGTTCCGCGAGTTAGAAGCATTCGCTCAGCTTGGAACCGATCTGGATCCTGTCACACAATCACAGTTGGATAGAGGATATCGCATCGTAGAGATGTTGAAACAGCCTGTTTCCAGCCCTTATCCTGTAGAAGAGCAGGTAGTAGAAATTTTTGCGGTTACCCGCGGTCATATGGACAAGGTTCCTGTACCTAAGGTGAGAGAGTTCGGAGCACATTTATTGAATGTTCTTCGCACCCAACAGCCTGAAGTATTGAACGCAATTCGTACTGAAAAGAAAATTTCGGATGAAGGAAAACTGGGAGAGGTAATCGCCTCTATCGCAGCGGACTTTGTTAGGAACCTGAAGTAA
- the atpH gene encoding ATP synthase F1 subunit delta, whose amino-acid sequence MSYSAIPKTYAAAFADASSSPEEAEQELDSIVGIFRVEPLFRNFFDTPAVKREEKEAVLLKTFQGKVSDLTLNFLQVLLRRGRFSFLSEIHDALKEELDRKAGRVRAKVRSYPLLSEAELSKLREVLKERFKSEFILEVKEDPSLIGGFVVRFQDLAIDGSMKNQLRKVRQTLLDSKLPVGVVYEN is encoded by the coding sequence ATGAGCTATTCAGCGATCCCAAAAACATACGCGGCCGCATTTGCGGACGCTAGCTCTTCACCGGAAGAAGCCGAACAAGAATTGGATTCGATTGTAGGAATTTTCCGCGTTGAACCTTTGTTTCGTAATTTTTTCGATACTCCTGCGGTTAAAAGAGAAGAAAAAGAAGCGGTTTTACTCAAAACCTTCCAAGGAAAAGTTTCAGATCTTACTCTGAACTTTTTACAAGTGCTTCTTCGCAGGGGAAGATTTTCCTTTCTTTCCGAAATCCACGATGCCTTAAAGGAAGAGCTGGATCGCAAAGCCGGAAGAGTTCGCGCTAAAGTTAGAAGTTATCCGTTATTGAGTGAGGCTGAGCTCTCCAAATTACGGGAAGTATTAAAAGAAAGATTCAAATCAGAGTTTATCTTGGAAGTTAAGGAGGACCCCAGCCTTATCGGTGGGTTTGTGGTTCGTTTCCAGGATTTGGCAATCGATGGTTCTATGAAGAACCAACTCAGAAAAGTAAGGCAAACCTTGCTGGATAGTAAATTACCGGTCGGAGTTGTGTATGAAAATTAA
- a CDS encoding F0F1 ATP synthase subunit B, with protein MFLLAADKGLGGLLDVNPGLIIWTLVTFVIVVIILKVFAWDVILKALDERAETIQNDIRKAADVRSEAEALLKDYETRIAQAKDQANGIVAEAKSDATNLKNKMLDDASKEVKALKDGAIKDIELAKSKALAELQGQIVEMTVQVAGLVLEKQLKADDYKSFIETELGKIKKLSA; from the coding sequence TTGTTTCTCTTAGCAGCTGATAAAGGATTAGGCGGGCTACTAGACGTTAATCCGGGTCTGATTATTTGGACCCTGGTTACCTTCGTTATAGTCGTCATTATCCTTAAAGTTTTCGCTTGGGATGTGATCCTCAAAGCTCTGGATGAAAGAGCTGAGACCATCCAAAACGATATTCGTAAGGCTGCTGACGTACGTTCCGAAGCGGAAGCTTTGCTTAAAGATTATGAAACAAGAATCGCACAAGCAAAAGACCAAGCTAACGGAATCGTAGCGGAAGCGAAATCGGACGCTACTAACCTGAAAAACAAAATGTTGGATGATGCTTCGAAAGAAGTGAAGGCGCTAAAAGACGGCGCAATCAAAGACATCGAACTTGCAAAATCCAAAGCATTAGCAGAACTCCAAGGACAGATCGTAGAAATGACCGTTCAGGTCGCTGGATTGGTTTTGGAGAAACAGTTAAAGGCAGACGATTACAAGTCCTTTATTGAGACCGAGTTAGGTAAGATCAAAAAACTGAGCGCGTAA
- the atpE gene encoding ATP synthase F0 subunit C, which translates to MEFGLGYIGVGIAAGLAILGAGLGIGRIGGSAAEGISRQPDAAGKIQTAMIISAALIEGAALFAIVIAFLAGGTLNNAVNKAAAKTEVSAPAEGK; encoded by the coding sequence ATGGAATTCGGACTAGGATACATCGGAGTAGGAATCGCAGCTGGACTCGCTATTTTAGGCGCAGGTCTCGGAATCGGAAGAATCGGTGGCTCTGCCGCTGAAGGAATCAGCCGTCAGCCTGATGCAGCTGGAAAGATCCAAACTGCGATGATCATCTCTGCAGCACTAATCGAAGGTGCGGCTCTGTTCGCAATCGTGATTGCGTTCCTCGCAGGTGGAACTCTGAACAATGCAGTTAACAAAGCAGCTGCTAAAACTGAAGTTTCCGCACCAGCTGAAGGTAAGTAA
- the atpB gene encoding F0F1 ATP synthase subunit A has product MLKQIFATALLLFSLPLFASEGGASKPFDLNEVLVHHLMDHAEFPFNIGGKKVFEGHEGFDPHAENIFVEHSTGHKFHFVGGLDLHITRRVTMMWIVSFLLLIVFIPAARLIAKNPLKIQSRFANGVEAFVSFLKKDVVDANTDGHGHAYYHYIFTLFFFILFCNLMGLIPPVGEVIQLGMESINAGEEVPAAAHTDSGHHEPIWIAKVWNGITVTGDVSVTVTLALITLLLIYGTGFVYQGPKFILHSVPNGVPWPLYILMWPLEFIISPLAKAFALTVRLLANMTAGHVIILALLGFIFQFQSWGVAPISVFGATAIYFLELFVAFLQAYVFALLTSLFVGSSMHRH; this is encoded by the coding sequence ATGTTGAAACAAATCTTCGCGACCGCATTATTATTGTTCTCACTTCCATTATTCGCCTCCGAGGGAGGAGCCTCCAAACCTTTTGATCTAAACGAGGTTTTAGTTCATCACTTGATGGACCATGCGGAGTTTCCTTTCAATATAGGCGGAAAGAAAGTTTTCGAGGGTCACGAAGGTTTCGATCCTCATGCAGAAAACATTTTTGTTGAGCATTCTACCGGCCATAAATTCCATTTTGTTGGCGGTTTGGATCTGCATATCACTCGTCGTGTCACGATGATGTGGATCGTTTCCTTCCTTCTTCTCATCGTATTTATTCCTGCCGCTCGACTGATTGCAAAAAACCCTTTAAAGATACAAAGTAGATTCGCTAACGGCGTAGAAGCTTTCGTGAGTTTCTTGAAAAAGGATGTAGTGGATGCAAATACAGACGGTCACGGACACGCTTATTATCATTATATTTTTACATTATTCTTCTTCATTCTATTCTGTAACTTAATGGGACTCATTCCTCCGGTGGGAGAAGTGATCCAACTCGGAATGGAATCCATAAATGCAGGAGAAGAAGTTCCGGCAGCTGCACATACTGACTCAGGTCACCATGAACCGATCTGGATCGCAAAAGTTTGGAACGGTATCACAGTGACAGGTGATGTTTCGGTTACCGTTACACTCGCACTCATTACTTTACTTCTGATCTACGGAACAGGATTTGTTTACCAAGGACCAAAGTTCATTCTTCATTCCGTTCCGAACGGAGTGCCTTGGCCTTTATACATCCTGATGTGGCCGTTGGAGTTTATCATTTCTCCGCTTGCTAAAGCATTCGCACTCACTGTGCGTCTTTTAGCGAACATGACTGCGGGACACGTAATCATATTAGCGCTACTCGGATTCATTTTCCAATTCCAATCCTGGGGAGTGGCACCGATCTCGGTTTTCGGAGCAACCGCGATCTATTTCTTAGAATTGTTCGTAGCCTTCTTACAGGCTTACGTTTTCGCTCTTCTAACCTCGCTCTTCGTGGGCTCGAGCATGCATAGGCACTAA
- a CDS encoding AtpZ/AtpI family protein, giving the protein MSEPDQKPPEKKDVSPWQLASVGTEFAFIIIASVFIGRYLDGRFGWSPFGILFGAIFGFGYGIYYLLMRVGQFDKKE; this is encoded by the coding sequence ATGAGCGAACCGGATCAAAAACCTCCTGAAAAGAAAGATGTCTCCCCTTGGCAGCTTGCGAGCGTAGGAACCGAGTTCGCTTTTATCATCATAGCTTCCGTTTTTATAGGAAGGTATTTGGATGGACGTTTCGGTTGGTCTCCTTTTGGGATCTTGTTCGGCGCAATTTTCGGATTCGGTTACGGGATTTATTATCTTCTTATGAGAGTTGGCCAATTCGACAAAAAGGAATAA
- the lepB gene encoding signal peptidase I: MSQPKGSTFLKKLLTWIQEIFGEESVDSTFSFFFIVLLVLAFKSSVLDANNIPSGSMLPTLKIGDFLFVNKMRYSLRLPFTDIELKRYDDPKRGDIVTFIPPDGAVSPEEKEGWFPKRFVKRVIGLPGDRIRIVKVLHERDGFPTVYGRIEYMEKGSTTFSAYDFKDEEKRNLFDDLDDDAAVQYYLFKEKKPGFDHYVIEGNTRPYTHEFKDAECFQVTGCVIPEDHYMMMGDNRTNSSDSRFWGFVPRDNILGKAALIYFSINWKDHVCAYKSAEDLGMNGDSAQKYDPEEFRSKCGDIGSNMNWFKSTIFYRIPRMQVRWYRIGTVLE; the protein is encoded by the coding sequence ATGAGCCAGCCGAAGGGCAGTACCTTTTTGAAAAAACTTCTTACTTGGATCCAGGAAATATTTGGAGAAGAATCCGTAGATTCCACTTTCTCCTTCTTTTTTATCGTTTTATTAGTCTTAGCTTTTAAATCTTCCGTACTGGACGCGAACAATATTCCTTCCGGATCCATGCTCCCCACATTGAAAATCGGGGATTTTCTATTCGTAAATAAGATGAGATATTCTCTTCGACTTCCTTTTACGGATATAGAACTCAAAAGATATGATGATCCAAAAAGAGGGGATATCGTAACCTTCATCCCTCCCGATGGAGCTGTCTCTCCGGAGGAAAAGGAAGGCTGGTTCCCGAAAAGATTCGTTAAAAGAGTGATCGGTCTTCCCGGTGATAGGATCCGTATTGTAAAAGTCCTGCACGAAAGAGATGGATTCCCTACAGTTTATGGCAGAATAGAATACATGGAAAAAGGGAGTACAACCTTCTCCGCTTATGATTTTAAGGACGAAGAAAAGAGAAATCTATTCGACGACTTGGACGATGATGCTGCAGTCCAATATTATCTTTTTAAAGAAAAGAAACCTGGCTTCGATCATTACGTTATCGAAGGGAACACTCGTCCTTATACTCACGAGTTCAAAGATGCTGAATGTTTTCAGGTCACTGGTTGTGTGATCCCTGAAGATCATTATATGATGATGGGAGACAACCGCACAAATTCTTCCGACTCCAGATTCTGGGGATTCGTTCCTAGAGACAATATACTCGGAAAAGCAGCATTGATCTATTTCTCCATCAATTGGAAGGATCATGTATGTGCTTACAAAAGTGCAGAAGACCTTGGAATGAACGGAGACTCCGCACAAAAATACGATCCGGAAGAATTTAGATCGAAATGTGGGGATATAGGCTCTAATATGAACTGGTTCAAGAGTACTATATTTTATAGAATTCCTAGAATGCAGGTCCGTTGGTATCGAATCGGAACCGTACTGGAATAA